The Pygocentrus nattereri isolate fPygNat1 chromosome 1, fPygNat1.pri, whole genome shotgun sequence genome window below encodes:
- the rps27.1 gene encoding 40S ribosomal protein S27.1: protein MPLAKDLLHPTPEEERRRHKKKRLVQSPNSYFMDVKCPGCYKITTVFSHAQTVVLCVGCSTVLCQPTGGKARLTEGCSFRRKQH from the exons ATGCCA CTCGCAAAAGACTTGTTGCACCCGACCcctgaggaggagaggaggaggcaCAAGAAGAAGCGTCTCGTCCAGAGCCCAAACTCGTACTTCATGGATGTGAAGTGTCCAG gatgcTATAAGATCACCACAGTGTTCAGCCACGCTCAGACAGTAGTGCTCTGTGTTGGCTGCTCAACTGTGTTATGTCAACCCACTGGAGGCAAAGCACGTCTCACAGAAG gTTGTTCCTTCAGGAGGAAGCAGCATTAA
- the LOC119263245 gene encoding cortexin domain-containing 1-like gives MDQPAPPSSWLEVDVDLGFALFFLFLLCLFLFVTIVRCAQTVIDPYGAISTSTYQEEQINN, from the coding sequence ATGGACCAACCAGCACCTCCATCATCTTGGCTAGAGGTTGATGTGGACTTGGGCTTTGCCCTCTTCTTTCTATTCCTGCTCTGCCTCTTCTTGTTTGTCACAATTGTCCGCTGCGCCCAAACGGTGATCGATCCTTATGGAGCCATCTCTACCTCCACCTATCAGGAGGAGCAGATCAATAACTGA